In Colletotrichum lupini chromosome 6, complete sequence, a single window of DNA contains:
- a CDS encoding microsomal signal peptidase 25 kDa subunit, translated as MSSEKITVHNLADLKNTSDDALPNYLNSLKFTQSHALTDVRLALGYSAFLIAGACFLWDYKLGFDSTKYYTAAAVVLYSILNGALTLWIWLKEAGTVYEGTSPSGEKVNIATSTKKNVPTYNMKITLTSKNGENKVINLSQPFNQWFDSQGRFVAVPFQEILATNIPAVGKLDPKRIASTSQGYSTDVLDALYAENTATGSGAEAAKGGSKRRKA; from the exons ATGTCTTCCGAAAAAATTACGGTCCATAATCTGGCCG ACCTGAAGAATACCTCGGACGATGCTCTCCCCAACTACCTCAACTCTCTCAAATTCACCCAGTCCCACGCGCTCACCGATGTCCGCCTCGCGCTCGGCTACTCAGCATTTTTGATTGCGGGCGCATGTTTCCTCTGGGATTATAAGCTCGGCTTCGACAGCACAAAGTACTACACGGCCGCCGCCGTGGTCCTCTACTCGATCCTCAACGGCGCTCTTACGCTATGGATCTGGTTGAAGGAGGCAGGCACCGTGTATGAGGGCACATCACCCTCAGGCGAGAAG GTCAACATCGCGACATCCACAAAGAAGAACGTACCGACCTACAACATGAAGATCACCCTGACCTCGAAGAACGGCGAAAATAAAGTCATCAACCTCTCACAACCCTTCAACCAGTGGTTCGACTCACAAGGCCGCTTCGTCGCGGTTCCCTTCCAGGAGATCCTCGCTACCAACATCCCCGCCGTCGGCAAGCTTGACCCCAAGCGTATCGCATCCACCTCCCAGGGATACTCGACTGACGTCCTCGACGCGCTGTACGCGGAGAACACGGCGACGGGGAGCGGCGCGGAGGCGGCCAAGGGTGGCAGCAAGAGACGCAAGGCATAG